Proteins found in one Campylobacter concisus genomic segment:
- a CDS encoding peptidoglycan D,D-transpeptidase FtsI family protein — protein MNSRKSKITILFLLITFGISIFVLVIFYRASIERKLPRLQTSDINTAIRGNIITKDGFSISSSQKLYKVMLDTRNIDPNKKEMFIKLYSLYSGDDPNKVRKIINGTKGIVTLSYSIDAKGATYLQELSRKLNRKSILVSYLDPKTGLASFQGMRVMESGQNRKFMSKDALTPAIGYVSKTESDALTKSKGVKGLERYYEDYLAPIQNAKILGPRDIGNNIILTSDSNLATRVDGYNAVLSIPLKFQTKLEQILDEKREFLDAKELVICIMNSKNGEILALASSSRYDPSNIRKQDYSALNSTVSEYAYEVGSVFKPFIFSILLQEKKVNPFELVNTYNGRYQLGKRIIKDTHPEPFMSAEDIIVHSSNIGMIQLVERLNGPQIYQGLLNFGFSRKTGIDLPYEQVGMMPTVTKLNSSTYKATVSYGYGLQATFMQLLKAYNTFNNKGIEVTPHMVAYLERNGKRYDLPKSEPAQVISQETAKIMKRILIKTVEKGTGLKAFTPGLEIGGKTGTAHIASGSGGYSNTYNGSFFGFVNDTRGNSYTIGVLARDPKRPYYYFGAQSALPMFKKAVDLMIEDGYLFPDANVIAEFEAKKDKLKNDKTKQKPALD, from the coding sequence ATGAATTCCAGAAAATCAAAAATAACCATACTTTTTTTATTAATTACTTTTGGAATTTCAATATTTGTACTTGTCATATTTTATAGAGCAAGTATCGAGCGAAAGCTTCCTAGGCTTCAAACAAGCGATATAAACACAGCAATTCGTGGCAATATAATCACAAAAGATGGCTTTAGCATCTCTTCAAGCCAAAAACTCTACAAAGTGATGCTTGATACTAGAAATATTGATCCTAATAAAAAAGAGATGTTTATCAAGCTATATTCGCTTTACAGCGGCGACGATCCAAACAAAGTAAGAAAGATCATAAATGGTACAAAAGGCATCGTTACACTCTCATATAGTATTGATGCAAAGGGTGCTACCTACCTTCAAGAGCTCTCAAGAAAGCTAAATCGCAAGAGCATTTTGGTTTCATACCTTGATCCAAAAACAGGACTTGCTTCATTTCAGGGCATGAGAGTAATGGAGAGTGGACAAAATCGTAAATTTATGTCAAAAGACGCCCTCACACCAGCTATTGGCTACGTGAGCAAAACTGAAAGTGATGCACTTACAAAAAGTAAAGGTGTAAAAGGTCTTGAGAGATATTATGAAGATTATTTAGCTCCTATACAAAATGCAAAAATTTTAGGGCCTCGTGATATTGGAAATAATATCATTTTAACAAGCGACTCAAATTTAGCAACAAGAGTAGATGGCTACAATGCGGTGCTTTCTATACCGCTTAAATTTCAAACTAAACTAGAGCAAATTTTAGATGAAAAGCGTGAATTTCTAGATGCAAAAGAGTTAGTCATCTGCATAATGAATAGCAAAAATGGAGAAATTTTAGCCCTAGCTTCTAGCTCAAGGTATGATCCTTCGAATATAAGAAAGCAAGATTATAGCGCTCTAAATTCGACCGTTAGCGAATATGCTTATGAAGTTGGCTCAGTTTTTAAACCATTTATATTTTCTATCTTACTTCAAGAGAAGAAAGTAAATCCATTTGAGCTTGTAAATACCTATAATGGCCGATACCAACTTGGCAAAAGGATAATCAAAGATACCCATCCAGAGCCTTTTATGAGCGCTGAGGATATAATCGTACATAGCTCAAACATCGGTATGATTCAGCTTGTTGAGCGTTTAAATGGGCCACAAATTTATCAAGGACTTTTAAATTTTGGCTTTTCAAGAAAGACCGGCATAGACCTACCTTACGAGCAAGTAGGTATGATGCCAACAGTTACAAAGCTAAACTCATCGACATATAAGGCGACTGTGAGCTACGGATACGGCTTGCAAGCTACATTTATGCAACTTTTAAAAGCCTATAATACATTTAATAATAAAGGCATTGAAGTTACTCCTCACATGGTCGCCTACTTAGAGAGAAATGGAAAAAGATACGATTTGCCAAAGTCCGAGCCAGCTCAAGTTATATCACAAGAGACCGCAAAGATAATGAAGAGAATTTTAATAAAAACGGTTGAGAAAGGTACTGGACTAAAAGCCTTTACGCCAGGACTTGAGATAGGTGGCAAGACTGGAACTGCACACATTGCCTCAGGTAGTGGTGGATACAGCAATACCTACAATGGCTCATTTTTTGGCTTTGTAAATGACACAAGAGGCAATAGCTACACAATAGGCGTTTTAGCAAGGGATCCTAAAAGACCTTACTACTATTTCGGTGCTCAAAGTGCGTTGCCTATGTTTAAAAAAGCAGTTGATCTGATGATTGAGGATGGATATTTATTTCCTGATGCAAATGTAATAGCTGAGTTTGAAGCCAAAAAAGATAAGCTTAAAAACGATAAGACAAAACAAAAGCCTGCTTTGGACTAA
- the fliE gene encoding flagellar hook-basal body complex protein FliE — MINSINLDKINKNENSNKIAKAGEEGGFENALNDSLKELNKVQINADKAIADLATGEVKDLHQAAIAIGKAETSMKLMLEIRNKALSAYKEISRTQI, encoded by the coding sequence ATGATAAATAGTATAAATTTAGACAAAATAAATAAAAATGAAAATTCAAATAAAATAGCAAAAGCAGGCGAAGAAGGTGGCTTCGAAAATGCTCTAAACGACTCTTTAAAAGAGCTAAATAAAGTCCAAATCAATGCAGATAAAGCCATAGCCGATCTTGCAACTGGCGAGGTAAAAGATCTTCACCAAGCTGCTATTGCGATAGGCAAAGCAGAGACTAGCATGAAGCTTATGCTAGAAATTCGCAACAAAGCACTAAGTGCTTATAAAGAAATTTCTAGAACACAAATTTAA
- the flgC gene encoding flagellar basal body rod protein FlgC, with protein sequence MSYLNDFDISGYGLSAQRFRMNVISSNIANAQTTRTAEGGPYRRQEVIFKEMNFNKILNDQLKNSQSLLEYENPLDDPSSPRNAHPALTSVIVDKVVRDDKDFQLKYDPSHPDANANGYVAFPNINPVIEMSDLLEATRAYQANVAAFQNAKTIAQSAISLISGQA encoded by the coding sequence ATGTCATACTTAAATGATTTTGATATTAGCGGATATGGACTAAGCGCGCAACGCTTCAGGATGAATGTCATCAGCTCAAACATAGCAAACGCTCAAACTACAAGAACGGCTGAAGGTGGCCCTTACAGAAGGCAAGAGGTCATCTTTAAAGAGATGAACTTTAATAAAATTTTAAACGATCAGCTTAAAAACTCACAAAGTCTACTCGAGTATGAAAATCCACTCGACGACCCAAGCTCACCAAGAAACGCTCACCCTGCCCTAACTAGCGTGATCGTGGATAAAGTGGTGCGTGACGATAAGGACTTTCAGCTAAAATATGACCCGAGCCATCCAGACGCAAATGCAAATGGCTACGTCGCATTTCCGAATATAAATCCGGTCATTGAGATGTCTGACCTACTTGAAGCAACAAGGGCATATCAAGCAAACGTGGCAGCCTTTCAAAATGCAAAAACAATAGCACAAAGTGCGATATCACTTATTTCAGGACAAGCATAA
- the flgB gene encoding flagellar basal body rod protein FlgB yields MFVLDKSKSSPLVESALAGRELRQKLISGNLANVDTPFYKARDIRFEDVLKEKADEIYNVSESKKLNLAKTNEAHMAAVDFPKSDTAQIFLRDGHMARNDANTVDLDVETTEMGKNTVMINALDSAYKAQGNIFKSVIDASAKN; encoded by the coding sequence ATGTTTGTTTTAGATAAATCAAAATCTAGCCCACTTGTTGAATCAGCTCTTGCAGGCAGAGAACTACGCCAAAAACTAATCTCTGGTAATCTTGCAAACGTTGATACACCATTTTATAAAGCTAGAGATATAAGATTTGAAGATGTTTTAAAAGAAAAAGCAGATGAAATTTACAACGTTTCAGAGAGTAAAAAACTAAATTTAGCTAAAACAAACGAAGCACACATGGCTGCGGTTGATTTCCCAAAAAGCGACACAGCTCAAATTTTCTTGCGTGATGGTCACATGGCTAGAAACGACGCAAATACAGTCGATCTTGATGTTGAGACAACAGAAATGGGTAAAAACACAGTTATGATAAACGCCCTTGATAGCGCCTACAAGGCTCAAGGCAATATCTTTAAAAGCGTAATAGACGCAAGTGCTAAGAACTAG
- a CDS encoding thioredoxin, whose product MKNLLVLIITLFAFFGCGDDESSSVNFKEFSPNEEVKLVDVSGKELTLVRKDHGFAIKNDENKVLMIDIFGTFCPPCQKEAAELTKYQLENKDKFTLIGLTHFENVTNEYVLHEFMQKFNAYYFITNDQKINDRLAEQIVRDIEYKHEIALPFKVVIKNGEYQILTDVDSGQYGVKYYLGGIKVTKMKEDLAKIYETK is encoded by the coding sequence ATGAAAAATTTACTCGTTTTAATAATCACTTTATTTGCTTTTTTTGGTTGTGGCGATGATGAAAGCAGTAGTGTAAATTTTAAAGAATTTAGCCCAAATGAAGAAGTTAAACTTGTAGATGTAAGCGGTAAAGAGCTTACTTTAGTTCGAAAAGATCACGGCTTTGCTATCAAAAATGATGAAAATAAGGTTTTAATGATCGATATTTTTGGTACATTTTGCCCGCCTTGTCAAAAAGAGGCAGCTGAGCTTACAAAATATCAGCTTGAAAACAAAGATAAATTTACACTAATTGGACTAACTCATTTTGAAAATGTCACAAATGAGTATGTTTTACACGAATTTATGCAAAAATTTAACGCCTACTACTTCATAACAAACGATCAAAAGATAAATGACAGACTTGCCGAGCAGATCGTAAGAGACATCGAATATAAACACGAGATCGCACTACCTTTTAAGGTCGTGATAAAAAATGGCGAATATCAAATTTTAACAGACGTAGATAGCGGACAATACGGGGTAAAATACTATCTTGGTGGTATAAAAGTCACAAAAATGAAAGAAGATCTGGCAAAAATTTATGAGACAAAATAA
- the smpB gene encoding SsrA-binding protein SmpB: MKDLAKNKKALHDFSILETFEAGIVLKGSEVKALRAGRANLKDSFVRIIKGELFLLNAHISYLETTHSAFRPNERAARKLLMHRKQIDKIFGQVSQDGLALVVLALYLSDKNIVKARLALAKGKNLHDKRETLKRREADKEARAAIKRYV; the protein is encoded by the coding sequence ATAAAAGATCTAGCAAAAAACAAAAAAGCCCTGCATGACTTTAGCATACTTGAGACCTTTGAAGCTGGCATCGTTTTAAAAGGCAGCGAAGTCAAGGCTCTAAGGGCTGGTAGAGCAAATTTAAAAGATAGCTTTGTGCGCATCATAAAGGGCGAGCTTTTCTTACTAAACGCCCACATTAGCTATCTTGAGACTACACATAGCGCATTTCGTCCAAATGAGCGAGCAGCCAGAAAACTTTTGATGCATAGAAAGCAGATTGATAAAATTTTCGGTCAAGTCTCACAAGATGGACTAGCACTGGTTGTTTTAGCACTTTATCTAAGTGATAAAAATATCGTAAAAGCAAGGCTCGCCCTTGCAAAAGGTAAAAATTTACACGATAAACGCGAGACTTTAAAAAGACGCGAGGCAGACAAAGAGGCAAGAGCTGCCATAAAAAGATATGTTTAA
- a CDS encoding 4-(cytidine 5'-diphospho)-2-C-methyl-D-erythritol kinase, producing MKSFAKINIFLKIVGTRGSYHEILSRFILCEQLFDEIYFKKSDSFAIECNNRDIKDNIIQKAVDELKRASFSNELDEFFSSHKIIINKNIPIGAGLGGGSSNAATFLLMVNDELNLNIKRKNLMQIASKIGADVAFFVSGYKAANVSGIGEIIEKFDDEVPDLNIFTPNVFCSTPMVYQEFRSNFLQYIDVNATKKMQNLKSKELLEIYKNEELNDLFAPCFKLYPQMNEFKDKFLSGSGSSVFSVK from the coding sequence ATGAAAAGCTTTGCAAAGATAAATATATTTTTAAAGATAGTTGGTACTAGAGGCAGCTATCACGAAATTTTATCGCGCTTTATCCTCTGTGAGCAGCTTTTTGACGAAATCTATTTTAAAAAGTCAGATTCATTTGCCATAGAATGCAACAACCGCGATATAAAAGACAATATCATTCAAAAAGCGGTAGATGAGCTAAAAAGAGCCAGCTTTTCAAACGAGCTCGACGAGTTTTTTAGCTCTCATAAAATCATCATCAACAAAAATATCCCAATTGGTGCGGGTCTTGGCGGAGGTAGTTCAAACGCCGCCACCTTTTTGCTAATGGTAAATGATGAGCTAAATTTAAATATAAAACGCAAAAATTTGATGCAAATAGCGTCTAAAATTGGCGCAGATGTAGCTTTTTTCGTAAGTGGCTACAAGGCAGCAAATGTAAGCGGTATAGGTGAGATCATAGAAAAATTTGATGACGAAGTGCCGGATTTAAATATCTTCACGCCAAATGTTTTTTGCTCCACACCGATGGTTTATCAAGAATTTAGAAGCAATTTCTTACAATACATAGACGTTAATGCTACAAAAAAGATGCAAAATTTAAAGAGCAAAGAGCTACTTGAAATTTATAAAAACGAGGAGCTAAACGATCTTTTTGCCCCATGCTTTAAGCTCTATCCACAGATGAACGAGTTTAAAGATAAATTTCTAAGTGGTAGCGGCAGTAGCGTATTTAGCGTAAAATAA
- the csrA gene encoding carbon storage regulator CsrA has translation MLILARKENEEILIGNDIKVVIVNISKNTVKLGIEAPRNTMILRSELANDIKNENIHATKTASEADIHELAKKIEK, from the coding sequence ATGTTAATCCTAGCAAGAAAAGAAAATGAAGAAATTTTAATAGGAAATGACATAAAAGTTGTCATAGTAAATATTTCAAAAAATACTGTTAAACTCGGTATCGAAGCGCCACGAAATACAATGATACTAAGAAGCGAACTAGCAAATGATATCAAAAACGAAAATATCCATGCCACAAAAACTGCAAGTGAAGCCGATATCCACGAGCTAGCTAAAAAAATCGAGAAATGA
- the truB gene encoding tRNA pseudouridine(55) synthase TruB, translated as MNAIFVANKPAGMSSNHFLGRLKRKYGVKKAGFSGTLDPFASGCLIVAFGSYTKFFRFLDKSPKVYKATIWLGASSPSMDNENITEISNVKEINLEKLEAIRSELTGKISYIPPKFSAKHVNGTRAYKLARNGEEFELKTETMEIFDSQILNYSHPFLTIRLSVSEGSYIRSYAEIFGKKLGYNVTLSSLKRTSEGKFCYENEKFLNICDFLNIQKNTYLGDINDILDGKKLKINDFETQKQGIYLLNYDKFMSVIQITDDTINYTLNKVEKC; from the coding sequence ATGAACGCCATCTTCGTGGCAAATAAGCCAGCTGGCATGAGCTCAAACCACTTTTTAGGGCGACTAAAGAGAAAATACGGCGTTAAAAAGGCTGGGTTTTCAGGCACACTTGATCCATTTGCAAGCGGTTGTTTAATAGTCGCTTTTGGCTCGTATACGAAATTTTTTAGATTTTTAGACAAAAGCCCAAAAGTCTATAAAGCAACGATCTGGCTTGGGGCTAGCAGTCCTAGCATGGACAATGAAAATATCACTGAAATTTCAAATGTAAAAGAGATAAATTTAGAAAAACTAGAAGCCATAAGAAGTGAGCTGACTGGCAAGATAAGCTACATCCCGCCAAAATTTAGCGCCAAGCATGTAAATGGTACAAGAGCCTACAAGCTAGCTAGAAACGGCGAAGAATTTGAGCTAAAGACAGAAACGATGGAAATTTTTGATAGCCAAATTTTAAACTATTCGCACCCATTTTTAACTATCCGTCTAAGCGTAAGCGAAGGAAGTTATATCCGTTCGTATGCAGAAATTTTTGGAAAAAAGCTTGGTTATAATGTAACTTTAAGCTCATTAAAAAGGACAAGTGAAGGCAAATTTTGCTACGAAAATGAAAAATTTTTGAATATTTGTGATTTTTTAAACATTCAGAAAAATACATATCTTGGGGATATAAACGATATTCTTGATGGTAAGAAATTAAAAATTAACGATTTTGAAACACAAAAGCAAGGAATTTATTTGCTAAATTATGATAAATTTATGAGCGTAATCCAAATCACGGATGATACTATAAATTACACTCTAAATAAGGTTGAAAAATGTTAA
- a CDS encoding ATP-dependent helicase — protein sequence MENLLSNLNEAQREAATHIDGAMLILAGAGSGKTKTITTRLAYLIGEVGIDAANTLTLTFTNKAANEMRSRAMAMLSQSGKNYSPLLCTFHKFGLLFLKLYIEKLGRKNNFVIIDTDDKKRIIKSFESPVATAILSSEISNYKNSLLSVEEVYKNANFSSFDKSKDNFYKQAAQIYEKYEDYLKANNLVDFDDLLGLTYKILDENEDLAREISNRYKYIMVDEYQDTNDLQYKLLKKLCLCHENICVVGDDDQSIYGWRGAKIDNILNFKDQFSNVKIIRLEKNYRSSEAILKAANELIDHNRNRLGKKLVGTKGEGEAVNLLESFDESVEAGKIAKNIKELLSKGVQAKDIAILYRINALSRSLEDGLNKEQIAYKMVGGVKFYERAEIKDIISYLRLINNPNDDFSIRRIINRPKRGLGKVSLDKLEKMAFEGKISIYEAISNISDNDEAFSKKVKSALLEFANNLKELQESSSVFDLIDKFEAKFGVKKYYESLPDGAERAANIDEFYAVLKDQIKQNPSFDLEEFLNEITLTSEQDGISDETISIMSVHASKGLEFEHLFVIGLEEGFFPLIGDGSDIEEERRLAYVAITRAKKTLSLSFANSRFYKGQRTRLNKSRFLSESGITHGSLVIEQSNEFKKGDLVKHKIFGIGRVSAVSKIKKEFKLTINFGGNVREIMSSFVEKAV from the coding sequence ATGGAAAATTTACTATCAAATTTAAACGAAGCCCAGCGCGAAGCAGCCACTCACATAGATGGGGCGATGCTCATACTTGCAGGTGCTGGCAGTGGCAAGACAAAGACGATTACAACTAGGCTTGCCTATCTCATCGGCGAAGTCGGCATAGACGCGGCAAACACACTAACTCTTACTTTTACAAACAAAGCCGCCAACGAGATGCGTAGTAGAGCCATGGCGATGCTAAGCCAAAGCGGCAAAAACTACTCGCCGCTTCTTTGCACATTTCACAAATTTGGACTTTTGTTTTTAAAGCTCTACATAGAAAAGCTTGGCAGAAAAAACAACTTCGTCATCATCGACACAGACGATAAAAAGCGTATCATCAAAAGCTTTGAAAGCCCGGTTGCCACGGCTATTTTGTCAAGTGAAATTTCAAACTACAAAAACTCACTTTTAAGCGTCGAAGAGGTCTATAAAAATGCAAATTTCTCTTCATTTGACAAGAGCAAGGATAACTTTTACAAGCAAGCAGCGCAAATTTATGAAAAGTACGAGGACTATTTAAAGGCAAACAACCTTGTTGATTTTGACGATTTACTAGGGCTTACGTATAAAATTTTAGACGAAAACGAAGATCTTGCTAGAGAAATTTCAAACCGCTACAAATACATAATGGTCGATGAGTATCAAGACACAAACGACCTTCAGTATAAGCTCCTAAAAAAGCTCTGTCTATGCCACGAAAACATCTGTGTGGTTGGCGATGATGACCAAAGTATTTATGGCTGGCGTGGTGCAAAGATAGACAATATCTTAAATTTCAAAGATCAGTTTAGCAACGTAAAGATCATCAGACTTGAGAAAAACTACCGCTCGAGTGAGGCGATACTAAAGGCTGCAAACGAACTGATAGATCATAACCGCAACCGCCTTGGCAAAAAGCTTGTAGGCACAAAAGGCGAAGGCGAAGCTGTAAATTTGTTAGAGAGCTTTGATGAGAGCGTCGAGGCTGGCAAGATCGCAAAAAATATAAAAGAGCTTTTAAGCAAAGGCGTGCAGGCAAAAGATATCGCGATCTTGTACCGCATAAACGCGCTCTCTCGCTCACTTGAAGATGGGCTAAACAAAGAACAGATCGCTTATAAAATGGTAGGCGGCGTTAAATTTTACGAAAGAGCCGAGATCAAAGATATCATAAGCTATCTAAGACTGATAAATAATCCAAATGATGACTTTTCAATAAGACGCATCATAAATCGCCCAAAGCGAGGACTAGGCAAAGTAAGCCTTGATAAGCTTGAAAAGATGGCATTTGAGGGTAAAATTTCCATTTACGAGGCGATCTCAAACATCTCTGATAACGACGAAGCCTTTAGTAAAAAGGTAAAATCAGCCCTTCTTGAGTTTGCAAACAACCTAAAAGAGCTTCAAGAAAGCAGCTCGGTTTTTGACCTGATAGATAAATTTGAAGCTAAATTTGGCGTGAAAAAATACTACGAGAGCTTGCCAGATGGTGCTGAAAGAGCGGCGAACATCGACGAGTTTTACGCTGTTTTAAAAGATCAGATCAAGCAAAATCCAAGCTTTGATCTAGAAGAGTTTTTAAACGAGATCACGCTAACAAGCGAGCAAGACGGCATCAGCGACGAGACTATTAGCATTATGAGCGTGCATGCGAGCAAGGGGCTTGAGTTTGAACACCTTTTTGTGATCGGCCTTGAAGAGGGATTTTTCCCGCTCATTGGCGATGGTAGCGACATCGAAGAGGAGCGCAGGCTCGCTTATGTGGCGATAACAAGAGCCAAAAAGACACTTAGCCTAAGCTTTGCAAATTCGCGCTTTTACAAAGGTCAGCGAACAAGACTAAATAAAAGTAGATTTTTAAGCGAAAGTGGCATAACGCATGGCTCGCTAGTCATCGAACAGAGTAATGAATTTAAAAAAGGCGACTTGGTTAAGCATAAAATTTTTGGTATTGGCAGGGTGAGCGCGGTTAGCAAGATCAAAAAAGAGTTTAAACTGACCATAAATTTTGGTGGCAATGTAAGAGAAATAATGTCAAGCTTCGTGGAAAAGGCCGTATGA
- a CDS encoding M3 family oligoendopeptidase yields MQIWDLKALFANEKECEQNALNLQKECKKFKDKYLENYENLKTDEFLKAFGEYESLIAKISKVMTYSFLNFAKDTSKGAFYAKIDEIATKANENLIFFEIKFNEFSPKKQEEIIKSSKKYGYYLSNLAKAKPHQLSVAEERVLLRTASTGAEGFSRLFDESMSKMRFKFKGELLNEEEILAKFHDNDQSVRKLAAKSLSNELSKHQHLLGYIYNMIKTDLKTSCELRNFKLPEESRHLENQITKKSVDSLIAVTEKNFDLVAKFYERKREILGLKKLYDYDRYAPLSSEGEYKFDECKKIVLKAFGAFSPKFGEIAKSAFSDGWIDVYPAPNKRGGAFSHSGSSDTHPYVLLNHTNQRRDLFTLAHELGHAVHQKLSYSVSYLNSDTPLTTAETASVFCEMLVFDHVKDGLSKKEKISLLAGKIEDIFATLYRQINFTTFERAVHAHEGEISLDELNKIWLRESKKMFGKSITLNDYYKIWWSYIPHFIHTPFYCYAYSYAQLLVLALFGLYKSGKCKNFVEIYTKFLSLGGSLSPKELVGKFGFDIDDKNFWQIGINEVKKLVDEFLEISKD; encoded by the coding sequence ATGCAAATTTGGGATCTAAAAGCACTTTTTGCAAACGAAAAAGAGTGCGAGCAAAACGCACTAAATTTACAAAAAGAGTGCAAAAAATTTAAAGATAAATACCTTGAAAATTATGAAAATTTAAAAACAGATGAATTTTTAAAGGCATTTGGCGAATATGAAAGCTTGATAGCTAAAATTTCAAAAGTAATGACCTATTCTTTTTTAAATTTTGCCAAAGATACAAGCAAGGGAGCGTTTTATGCAAAGATCGATGAGATAGCGACAAAAGCAAATGAAAATTTGATATTTTTTGAGATCAAATTTAATGAGTTTAGCCCTAAAAAACAAGAAGAGATCATAAAAAGCTCTAAAAAATACGGCTACTATCTAAGCAACCTCGCCAAAGCAAAACCGCACCAACTTAGTGTTGCCGAAGAAAGGGTCTTGCTTCGCACTGCAAGCACTGGAGCTGAGGGCTTTTCAAGGCTTTTTGATGAGAGTATGAGCAAAATGAGGTTTAAATTTAAAGGTGAGCTTTTAAATGAAGAAGAGATTTTAGCCAAGTTTCATGATAACGATCAAAGCGTGCGAAAACTAGCCGCTAAGAGCCTTTCAAACGAGCTTAGCAAACACCAGCACCTTCTTGGCTACATATACAATATGATAAAAACTGATCTAAAAACAAGCTGCGAGCTTAGAAATTTCAAGCTTCCTGAAGAGTCAAGACACCTTGAAAATCAAATCACTAAAAAAAGCGTTGATTCGCTCATTGCTGTAACTGAAAAAAATTTTGACCTAGTTGCTAAATTTTATGAGCGAAAAAGAGAAATTTTAGGCCTTAAAAAGCTTTATGACTACGATAGATACGCGCCTCTTAGCAGCGAGGGCGAGTATAAATTTGATGAGTGCAAAAAGATAGTTTTAAAGGCGTTCGGGGCGTTTTCACCTAAATTTGGCGAGATCGCCAAAAGTGCCTTTAGTGACGGCTGGATCGACGTTTATCCAGCGCCAAACAAGCGAGGTGGCGCATTTTCTCACTCAGGATCAAGCGACACGCATCCCTATGTTTTGCTAAATCACACCAACCAACGAAGAGATCTTTTCACGCTAGCTCACGAACTTGGCCACGCCGTGCATCAAAAGCTATCATATAGTGTAAGCTACCTAAACTCAGACACTCCGCTAACCACGGCTGAGACAGCTTCAGTATTTTGCGAGATGCTAGTTTTTGATCACGTTAAAGACGGCCTTAGCAAAAAAGAGAAAATTTCACTGCTTGCTGGCAAGATCGAGGATATATTTGCCACGCTTTACCGCCAGATAAATTTCACCACATTTGAGCGAGCTGTGCACGCACATGAAGGCGAGATCAGCCTAGATGAGCTAAATAAAATTTGGCTAAGAGAGAGCAAAAAGATGTTTGGCAAAAGCATCACGCTAAATGACTACTACAAAATTTGGTGGAGCTACATCCCGCACTTCATCCACACGCCGTTTTACTGCTACGCCTACTCTTATGCGCAGCTTCTAGTGCTTGCACTTTTTGGGCTTTATAAAAGCGGCAAATGCAAAAATTTTGTTGAAATTTACACCAAGTTTTTGAGCCTTGGCGGCAGCCTTAGTCCAAAGGAGCTTGTAGGTAAATTTGGCTTTGATATCGATGATAAAAATTTCTGGCAGATTGGCATAAACGAGGTCAAAAAGCTAGTAGATGAGTTTTTAGAAATTTCAAAGGATTAA